CTTAACACTATTTTTTCAGTCTGGAGTCTCGTTGCTCTGATAAAAAGCAGCTTCCTCTTGGACTTCTGGACACAGGACCCCACCCCCGAAAACCCCAGTTTAATTTCTGTTACTCGGAACTGAAAAGGTCCTGACTGCCACTGACAATTGGTATCTGAGAAGAGAAGTCTGGATTTAACAATGGGCCATGTTACAGTAGAAAATGTGcgttttctttccctcttcccccctTCCATGTCGTATGCCAGTCTTCCACAAAACTCCAACCAGCACTTCATCATGCTTGCCTCCTGGGTCCCCCAGAGTCTGTCAAATGAGGAGTGCTTGTGACTCagtttacctttctctttttactaggttgatcccccaagactcagaaataaCTCTTGGTTTCTAAGAATTTGGAACAAATAATGAGTCAGATTTGGGAACTGATCTTTGATCACATAGGGAGGCAGGTGGAGGGGGTTGATTCTCACTGTTTCATACTCTCTGTGTTTCTACTTCTCAGCCAGGTGCCATATGGtgcaaatatcacacacacacacacacacacacacacacacacacacacacacacaccataaaatatGTGATCTTAGCCTTAGGGGGTCTCCGGGTCTGGTTGGGGGCATGATCCAAGTAAGGTCTTCAGTCCAGTACATTCTAAGAGGGAAAATTGTGGCTCAGAGGGGAGAGGACCTTGGAGTTggtgaggggtggagggaggattTGAGGAAGGATAATGAAGGCTGGTTTTGTAAAGACAGGAGGGTTTTAGTGAGGGAACAAGTAGAGAAGGAGTTGTAAATGAACATGGTGTCCCCTCTGGACTGTGTATAGACTATGGTAGCTATGGGTAGCTGTTTGgctggagagggggagagagtcTCTCAGGGTAGCTGAGATCCCACAAAtgcacagcagaaaaaaagcagttAAGGATCCCCTCCTTTTCCACCCACACTGGGCCAAGGTGAGAGGCTGAGGCACACAGCGATGGAGTTTGTGTGTATTGCGGGTATGAGCGAATGTGTCAGTCTGTCACTCAGTGTGCTGGTACCTTGGGATTTGTCTGCTTGTTTAGGAACTTATAGTTGTAAGTGATACAAATCAggcacagattttcttttttgtttcttattgtttCGCAGCAGGAGACATGCTGAAGGCTGATTCGAGGGTTCTCCAGCCTTGACTCCCACCCATGCCTCCATGCACCCCAGCTCTGTTGTTTCCTGTAGAGAGCTAGGCAGGGAGTGAGACAGGAAAGGGGTGATGTCTCTTGCCAGCTTCCTAGCTGGGTTCCTGCTTGAAGACCAAGGAGCCAGTGATGACCTCTCTCCTGGGTCTTTGCCTCCTTTCATCTTCCAGCCTACTCTGCCAGATTCTCCAAGAGACTGTTCTTGGGGGAAAAACCCACCCCAGTTGTTTGTAAAAGGCCTCTAGAGAGGCCTCTGTCCCTGAGTAACCTCCTTGTCCACCATGGCCTGAATGTTCTTGGCAGCCCGGATGCCAGACTTGATGGCAGTGTCTATCCAGCCATGGGGCAGGCTGGTATGCTCTCCAGCAAAGTGGATGCGGCCCTCTGGCTGGAAGAGCTTCTTTGAATAGTCCACAAATTGGTAGGGTGTGAACTCAGTAAAGGCACCAATGACGAGGGGGTCTAGAGACCAACGCTTGACCACTGATTTTGGGCACATGTGCTTTAGCTCCTCCTTGGGTATGTGGTGCACTGCAGCCAGGTCATCCAGGATAATATTCACCACCTGGCTGGGCTTCATGGCAGCAAAGAAGAGGGAATCATCGTCCACAGTGTAAGAGGCCAGCAGGACGCCCTTGCCACCTGGCAGTCTGTGGCTGGGATAGTAAATGTAGCGTGAGGGCCGGTCTGTGATGGAGTGGCCGCCCTGGATGCCATCCTGTTCCCAGAAGCGTTTGTTGCACACCAAAGCCACCTTGGTGGCACTGGTATAATGCACGGAGCGCAGGGCATGTGTTTTGTCTGAGGACAGGGGTGGCTGGAAGCTGATGAGCCTTGTGGCCTTGGCTGAGGCTGAGTTGATGATAAAGTCAGCAGTGAGTTTGTGCAGCGGGGAGGTGGGGCCATCAGTGCGGTACAAAACCTCAACCTTAGGCCCGTGTCTCACCACTGTTTCTACTCTGGACCTCAAATGGATGGTGCCAGGCTTCAGGCTGGCACTGATGCCATGGGGGAGTTGGTCAAAGCCACCGACGATCTCTGAAAATCTGCAGGGGTGGAGaggggaagatgaggcaggagacgCTACCAGACCTGTATGTCCCAGTACTGGCCATTCCTCTGGTCTGAAATGGGAAGAACCTATCTTGCTACACGCTTGTGTGAGACACTTTATAAGCATTACCTTCATGAATATACAGCCCTGTGTCAGGCAGGCATTGCTACTTGAGTGCCCCTTGTATAGCAAATACCCAATAAACCAATGCTGGGGACCGGGTTCTTCCTGGCCCCAAATCAGCCTTACTCATCATTTCTGGAGAAGATGCTAGCCATCCTCAGGGACTCCAGGAGGGACTTGTAGTATCCAGCGTTCTCGTTCATCATGTCCCCAATCATCTCGATAGCTCCTTTGCTCAGCATTCCTTCCTTCGTCAGATAAGCCTGTGGGGAGGAGGCACTGTAGATGCAAGGATGGGCCAGAGGGTCTAGTATACAGGACAGCTTTAGCAGGGGCCTCGGCCCAGCAAGGTTAGATCTGGGCTTAAGGGAGGCAAACACTTTGGCAGTAGGAAGAGGGCATTCTGTAGGCAGGACACTGACGCAGGGCCTTGGCCTAGCCCAGAGCCCATCACTCCACCTCCATCCCGGGGCCTTTTGTTTCACTTACCTTGGTGGAGTAAGAGTCACAAATGGACATCAGTTGGCTGCAGTTCAATGTCTTCATACGTTGTTTGATCtgcagaaggggaggagagataTTAATAGGCCGGGCCTCCAGGAGCCCAGGACACCTAGGCTGCCATAGACAAGGTCACAGATGCCTCACATGCCTTTAGATTAGAGTCAGGTTCTTTGGATGTCCCTTGGCGAGGCtggaaaaaaacccagaaaagggCAGTTCCCAGAGCACCTGGATGCTGCTCCTTCCCTTCATTTAAAGACACTCCTGCTTTTGTTGACAGGGTCTCGCACAGCCTAGCTGAGGCTGCTCTTCAATTCTAGatcccctgcctccactttccaggTTGTACTACCACACCTGACTTGAAACAAAAGACCCACTCAAGACAAACATTAAAGGTGAATATTCAGTTGGGAGAACATTTGCTGTACAAGACTTGAACTCTagccccagcacccatataaaagtaGGGtgtgttggagctggagagatggctcagtggttaagagcactggctgttcttccagaggacctcagttcaattcccagcacccacatagcagttcacagctggaactccagttccaggggatctgacaccttctcacAGActaatacatgcaggcaaaacaccaacgcacatcaaataaaaaaaaatcagagtgtgATATCACATGACTGCAATGGCAACATTGGGAAGGTAcaattcctggggcttgctggccatccaACCTAGCAGAATTAGTAAGCTTGGCTCAATGAAAAACtctgccaaaaataaaataaaataaaatgaagtaggAAGCGCTTGAAGAAGATAGCTGACGTTGACTACTGGCTTCTACACAAATATGCACATGCACCCACATTTGCCTAAACACACATGCGcacatgtgtgggcacacacgcgcgcacacacacacacacacacacacacgcacacacacacacacgcacacacacacacacacacatacacacacatacacacacatacacacacacacacacacacacacacacacacacacacacacacacacacacagacacacacacacacatacacacagacacacacacacatacacacacacacacgcacgcacacacacacacacacacacacacacacacacacacacacacacacaaacactttaaGGTAAAGATCTTCACTGTCATTTAGGATGACTGACTCACTACCAAGGACTGCCGAATCTAGTTAACCCTTTCTTTACACTGCTGCTGACCAagtcatgttctctagactgcctgaagacagaagagaagggtTGAGAGTGGTGACATCATTAACAGGTGTTATAAGGCAGGTCGACCAATCATCACAATGTTGGGTGGGTTCAAGTGATCTGAATCCATGTACTGATTTGCTGCGTGACCTTAGGCACGACCCCTTTCCTACTTGATCCCACCTGGGAAAGGCAGCAGGCACCTTAGTGATGGCTTGTTGGAAGAGGTATTGGGCAGTTTTGCTCTTCTCTGTGGGGCTCGTGGGGTAGCCCAAGATCCCGGGGTTAGCCTTGACTTCCCAGGCACGATAACGCCGCCCATTGAGTAGGTACCAGGTGTTGTTATCATACTGGATGAACTTATTCAGCTTCAGACCAAGCTTCTTGACATAGGTGTGGATTAGCCtggagcagaaacaggcagaacaATATCCTTGTCCCTTCTGGCTCCATGTTAGCAACTATTTCTGGTGAAACCAGGGTAACCTTGTGCCTAGGAAGCTCAAACTAACTGCTTGTTCAATTGTAATCTCATTTAATGTTGTGGGCATTAGCCCCCCACCTCCCAAGACTACAGAGGGCTAGCAGTTCATTGAATTCAGGCCCTTTATGAAGTCCCAGCTAATAGGACTCAAACGGATAGACAGATGTCCTTTGTTTCAGCAGCATTTGAGATTCCATCATGCACTTCTAAGTAACTATGAGGCTGCATTTAATGACTCCACTTTGGGCTGGTGCAGTTGTTTATGTTTTCAGTGGCTTGGAGGGTGAGTGTGAGTTCAATTTATATTaaaggcaaaagagaaaagaagaaacatctGTGGAGATAGGATCTAGAGCAAAGTTAGTGCTCAATAAATGGTAGACATTCTTAATAACAATGTGTTATAACTTCTCAGCTTGTTTTGATGTAACCGACAAATATGAAACTCCCCATATTTGCATTCTACAGTTTGATGAGTTGGCAACAATGACGGCAATTGTCAGTTTGGGATATATTATTTCCTGGGACCGAGGCTTTCTGTGACAGCAGCCTTCTCTCTGAGGTGGGAGTTGAGTATCAGCCCTGACTTATTGGGTTGTATCACTTGATACGGTGAGTCTAAAAGATCTTAGACGTGATGACACTTGGGGTCCTTCCTGCTTTTTTTGCTCCTTCTCCTGTACAGGACTTACTTGTGGCTTTCTGGGATTCGCATCGGTCCTAAATCAATGTACCAGCCTTCCTTCTTGTTTCTGACTGTGAGTATCCGACCTCCGATGTAGTCGCTGGCCTCCAAGATGGTTACCTGGAGTTCAGAGAAACTGCTGTCATTCTTAGGGAGTGTTGCCTATTCTCCCCATCCCATTTCTCACCTCCCAATAGCCATAGGCTCTGGCTTGGAGGTCATGAACATGTAGGATGACTTCACTGAGGCTGTTTGCTCCAGAGGGTCCTGAGTTATTCGAGGCCCTTTCCTGGTAGCGTGTGTCTTCATTCTTGCCTCCATAAGGACACGAATGGCAGTTAGCAATGATTAAGGGCCGTGGGCTACGGAGACTGGTGGGTGCATGCAGTTGTGCATTGTTCCCTGTCAGGTCACTCACTCCTTTTCCACCCCAGGAGGCAAATAGGAGGCTGATGCCCGAGGCCTTTCAAGGCCTTCTTACCTTGTGACCAGCATCCTGTAGGGTCTTAGCCGCCACAAGGCCTGCTATGCCAGCTCCCACTACCACCACTCTCTTGGGCAGTGGGGAGGTATGGAGCCCATTCTGGGCTGTGAGAAGGAAGGTGTTATAATCCGGGTCCTGGAAACACTTGTCAAGGTCCTCATAGAAGGCAAGGCAGCTGGGCATGGATAGCAGGATCCCCAAAATAAAGATGCCTGGGGGCAGAGAAAGCAAGGGAGTGGCCTATCTGGAGCCACTGGGACCTGTTTATCCATGATGAGCTGGACTGTGGGATCTGGCACAGGGCAATCAGGTGAGAGCAGTGTCTGACAAGTGTGTGGCTATAGCTACGGATATTTGGCATTATGTCTATATGGAGGCAATTGTGTTGTGCAGGCTATTGTGAACTGTAGTGCTATTTGTGTGATTAATGTGTGATTGTGAACACAGCTTGCACCCTGGAAGCTCATGGATGTGGGAGAGTCAGAGCTGACTATACATGTGTCTGCTCCTCATGGGGAGTGTGCATGCGTGCTCACCTGTGAGTGTGTAAAGGACTGTGTTTGTGTAACCATCAGTTTGTGGGTGGGAGTGTGGTTGTAGTTTGCTCTTGCTTTGGATGACTGCATGTGAGGGATGCTTCTGTGGCACAGTGTGGCTGTCTCAGTGCGTATGACTCTATGGGAGTGAGATGGACTGAGGACTGGAGTGTGAGCTGGGCTGGATCTTAGAGCGAGTGAGAGTGAGATGTATGAGAAGGTGGGTGCTTGTGTGGGTTCTGTGAGTGCTTCTGGAAAGTGAAGCTGTGTGGGGAAGAGAGTGAGCGAACacgtgagagggagagaggggtgtgtgtatacttgtggaAAGGTGAGTGTGCGAGAGAGGAAGGTTCAGTCCTCTGATTGGGAGTGAGAAGTGACCTGTGGGAAACAGGCAGTCCCTCTGTTTTCTCCAGCCTCATCTATGATTTCTCCAGGCTTCCCAGGTATTTAATGTGATGTCAAGACTAGAACATATCACTCAGATAGTTAACGACTACCATATAACAAGCCTTGGGTGACTTGATTCTCTTTTTCACAGCTAGCTAGTCTTGTCTGACATGAAGGGCTATATGGTTTCCTCATTGTCACTTGCTCTCAAGTGAACCAGGCG
This DNA window, taken from Cricetulus griseus strain 17A/GY chromosome 2, alternate assembly CriGri-PICRH-1.0, whole genome shotgun sequence, encodes the following:
- the LOC100753207 gene encoding L-amino-acid oxidase — translated: MAKRSGIFILGILLSMPSCLAFYEDLDKCFQDPDYNTFLLTAQNGLHTSPLPKRVVVVGAGIAGLVAAKTLQDAGHKVTILEASDYIGGRILTVRNKKEGWYIDLGPMRIPESHKLIHTYVKKLGLKLNKFIQYDNNTWYLLNGRRYRAWEVKANPGILGYPTSPTEKSKTAQYLFQQAITKIKQRMKTLNCSQLMSICDSYSTKAYLTKEGMLSKGAIEMIGDMMNENAGYYKSLLESLRMASIFSRNDEFSEIVGGFDQLPHGISASLKPGTIHLRSRVETVVRHGPKVEVLYRTDGPTSPLHKLTADFIINSASAKATRLISFQPPLSSDKTHALRSVHYTSATKVALVCNKRFWEQDGIQGGHSITDRPSRYIYYPSHRLPGGKGVLLASYTVDDDSLFFAAMKPSQVVNIILDDLAAVHHIPKEELKHMCPKSVVKRWSLDPLVIGAFTEFTPYQFVDYSKKLFQPEGRIHFAGEHTSLPHGWIDTAIKSGIRAAKNIQAMVDKEVTQGQRPL